DNA from Rhodobacteraceae bacterium M382:
AAACTGGACAGGTGACCCTCATGCGCCGCGCTCCTTCTTCATCTCGCCACAAAAACTCCGGGGGTGAGGCCGCATGGCCGAGGGGGCAGCGCCCCCTGCCCCGGTCGCTTCACATCGATCAATGCAGGTTATGTTGTGCACCGGTCCCCTCCTCATCCATCAGGTCATAGCCGGTCTCGAACCGGTCCAACTTGAATTTTGTGGCCGCGTCATGCGGCCGGTCCGTGGCGATCAGATGGGCAAAGCAATGGCCAGACGCCGGGGTCGCCTTGAACCCGCCATAACACCAGCCGGCGTTCAGGTAGAGCCCGTCGATATGCGTTTTGTCGATGATCGGTGAGCCGTCCGGCGTCATGTCCATGATCCCACCCCAACTGCGCAGCAAACGCGCCTTGGCCACGGCCGGTACCATGGCAACACAGGTCTCCATCGTGTGCTCGACCATCGGCAAATTGCCCCGCGCCGCATAGGAGCTGTAGAAATCCAGGTACGACCCGAACACCAACCCGCCCTTGTCCGACTGACTGATATAAAGATGCCCTTCGGCAAAGGTGATCACATGGTCGATGATCGGTTTCAGCCCCTCAGACACAAACGCCTGCAACACATGGCTTTCAACAGGCAGGCGCATCCCCGCCATGGCCGCCACCTGACCGGATCGACCCGCCGCAGCCATGGCGACCTTTTTGGCCCGGATCGGCCCGCGTGAGGTCTGCACCCCGACGACTTTGCCGTTTTCAATGTCGATGCCGGTGACTTCGCAGTTCTGGATCAGGTCCACCCCACGTTGATCGGCACCACGGGCAAAACCCCAGGCCACCGCATCATGGCGCGCGGTGCCAGCCCGGCGCTGCAAAAGCGCACCCATGATCGGAAACCGGTTGTTGTCATAATTCAGGAACGGCACCATCTCCCGCAGCTGTTCGCGGCTGACCAGTTCAGCATCATCGCCCTGGTTGACGATGGCATTGCCGCGGCGCACCGCACCGTCACGTTGGCCATCATTGTGATACAGATTCAAAATCCCGCGCTGGGACATCATCGCGTTATAGTTCAGGTCCTGTTCCAGCCCTTCCCACAGTTTCAGGGAATGGGAATAGAATTCGGAATTGCCCGGCAAAAAGTAGTTGGCCCGCACAATCGTGGTGTTGCGCCCGACGTTACCGCCCCCCAGATACCCTTTTTCCAGGACCGCGATGTTGGTCAGCCCGTGTTCCTTGGCCAGATAATATGCCGTGGCCAAACCATGGCCACCGCCACCGATGATCACTGCGTCATATTCCGCCTTGGGCTGCGGATCACGCCAATGGGGTTTCCACCCCTTGTTGCCGGTCAGCCCTTCTTTGAAAACACGCCAGCCTGAAAACCGCATGATCACTCTCCCCTTCGAACCCGAACCCCCAAGAGCGCGCGACGCGCCCGGTTCGCCCTCAACCTGTTGTCCCCCACCCATACCGGTCAGAGCAAGTAGATTTCGACGTCGACGTCACACGAACTAACCACATATGTCTAGTGCTAATTCCGTCACAGCATGTCGCAAAATAATCATGGTGACAAATTTCGGGAAACAGACGGGCCGCTGTAGTCGGATCTGGCGCAAGTTGCACATCTGGATGGATGAGGAACTGCTGGATGGTTGGGCAGGCTTCGTCACCAACAGCTGAATCGGGGATGCGCCCAAGCGACCCGATGTATTGAACCAAATCCCGCCGCCTAAGAATGCACAGACCTGGAACCCGACAAACGACGGAATCTGTGCCCGCAATGGCTCGGTCAATGCGTTGCAATATCCGGGCCGCATCTGTGGCTACGTTGGGGCGGGCACCACCGCCACAGCCGCGTTGAACCGAAGATGCACTGTCTGAAACTCTTTGGCCAATCAAGGATGGCCAGGGGGTTTGAAAAGAAGGTCGCGGAAATCCAGATCCGCATCGCAGTCCTGAACCGCAGGTACGGATTTTGATATACCCATCACTGAGCCCGAAAGCTAAATCCGTCTGGGTTATGGGAGAGACCGAACATCACCCGAAGTGCGCAGCAAAGCCCCCGCAGCTGAACCACAAAGATCCCGCCCAAATGGTCCGTGCAAAACGCGCCCTGTGTTGCAATGGTCCCGCAGCGGGACCGGAGCCGTGGCAGCCTTGGGCATCTCCGACCTGTCGCGCCACGAGACAATCCCGCAGGAGGCATTCAAGATGATGGAGCGACCGGTGGACCCGCGAGTTTTGGGATCCACGCGCGCATTATAGGCGGTTGGCAGCAGTGGGTAAGCGATCTGTAGATGATCTTTTGACCAGGAAAAAGATCGGGCTTGTCAGGTGGTCTTCAGGCCGAAACACCCCAGGCCGATCGCCTCCTTTTGTGGGACACTTTTCCTTTGTCCCAGCAGCGCTTGCGCGCCAGATGGCAGATTTTAGGATCACAGTGGCTGCGCGCGCCCGATCACGAAACTCTTAACTACGAAACTCTGTCAGCCACCCTTTCAAGGATCTGCAAAGAACATGGCAGAAACCCGACAAGAAAAGGCTATCCCAAAGTGTGGCAGCATTGGCCGCGGCCAATCGGACGGGCCTAATCAGGATACCATGAGCACCATTGCCCAAACCGCAGGAGCGGGCTTGTAAGAAGGTTTCAGTTTGGAAATCGAAACCGGCGCACCAGAAATCCTGCGCGCCGGTTTCCTATCGTTGTTTTCAGGCTTACAGCCCTTTGGCCCGGTAGCTCTTGGCCACCTTGTCGATGGACACCAGATAGGCGGCGGTGCGCAGGTCGGTGACATCGGCCCGGCTGTGCCAGACCTCACGCATCGATTGATAGGCGATCCGCATCGTATCATCGAGCCCGGAGCGCACCAGCTCCAGCTCTCCTGCGCCGCGAAGGTATTTCTGTTTGAAATCCGGCGAAGGGGACCAAGCCTTACCCATGGCATCGCTCAGGCTCTCCAATTGATCCACCACCAACTGATGGCGCGCCTCTTCCTGGCGGCGCTGCATCCGGCCAAAGCGGATATGGCTGAGGTTCTTGACCCATTCGAAATAGGACACCGTCACACCGCCGGCATTGGCGTACATGTCCGGAATGATCACAGTGCCTTTCTGGCGCAGGATATCATCCGCCCCTGCAGTCACTGGGCCATTTGCTGCTTCGATAATCAGGGGGGCCTTGATCCGGTCCGCGTTGGACAGA
Protein-coding regions in this window:
- a CDS encoding sarcosine oxidase subunit beta family protein; translated protein: MRFSGWRVFKEGLTGNKGWKPHWRDPQPKAEYDAVIIGGGGHGLATAYYLAKEHGLTNIAVLEKGYLGGGNVGRNTTIVRANYFLPGNSEFYSHSLKLWEGLEQDLNYNAMMSQRGILNLYHNDGQRDGAVRRGNAIVNQGDDAELVSREQLREMVPFLNYDNNRFPIMGALLQRRAGTARHDAVAWGFARGADQRGVDLIQNCEVTGIDIENGKVVGVQTSRGPIRAKKVAMAAAGRSGQVAAMAGMRLPVESHVLQAFVSEGLKPIIDHVITFAEGHLYISQSDKGGLVFGSYLDFYSSYAARGNLPMVEHTMETCVAMVPAVAKARLLRSWGGIMDMTPDGSPIIDKTHIDGLYLNAGWCYGGFKATPASGHCFAHLIATDRPHDAATKFKLDRFETGYDLMDEEGTGAQHNLH